Proteins from one Cicer arietinum cultivar CDC Frontier isolate Library 1 chromosome 3, Cicar.CDCFrontier_v2.0, whole genome shotgun sequence genomic window:
- the LOC101500312 gene encoding protein LONGIFOLIA 1-like, with protein MTKRMGVKEQKQFEKQMGCMSGILHIFDRHPAKRIYSVKTLTSSTTQPEPETNSNSPLQSTPEIETPQPQKLPLPVLPVFDFKDGTRSSWKFTRETPRLSLDSRAIIDAKGTIHPKQEEKPRRSTSVVAKLMGLEDSELNPTPNPESQLQRSASESRLNRDPHQQYRFFDTTNFQLKQYDNGSSLNDRLSDPNAKSESMKGIIMKQNKCFYDSTDFFPAPKQSVSVSGEIEKRLKMRGIHEPSKDLDTLKQILEALQLKGLLHSKKSTFQTNYRNYVIENENDSPIVVMKSGRSLNRTGWTGNDSPPPVSSFRSKQRSRPDHIQAQVRSRNNANSPTRSPNRVRKVANVEKQRKVNDVVDHRRVTPVHSSRNEPNRSRTRKLNTYEKEVKSMAEDESSTVSDSSFSTDTERFIKVEEQYREGKELLQRCDKLLNSIAEITITTTTGREVQQPSPVSVLDSSFYKDESSCSPSPVMKRCIDYKDLGAESEDDVWSAALCSSEAKSEDWDFVYVSEVLRASNYLPEDNDVFLFLEQQQYLKGNDTSKVSTLQRRLIFDTIHEILNRKRRLPPWKLENAPPLHMIWSEFRRIREREESDSEDLFEVICGLLRKDMNGENEWGECHVEIGDVVLYIERFIFKDLICETIRDLALCKAPRNKVSMLRRKLEFYN; from the exons ATGACGAAAAGGATGGGAGTAAAGGAGCAAAAACAATTCGAGAAGCAAATGGGGTGCATGTCAGGTATCCTACACATCTTCGATCGCCACCCTGCCAAACGAATCTACTCCGTTAAAACACTCACTTCCTCAACAACACAACCGGAACCGGAAACAAACAGTAACTCACCATTACAATCAACACCAGAAATAGAAACACCTCAACCACAAAAACTGCCTCTTCCGGTCCTCCCAGTTTTCGATTTCAAAGATGGAACAAGATCTTCCTGGAAATTCACCAGAGAAACTCCCAGACTATCATTAGATAGCAGAGCCATTATAGATGCAAAAGGAACGATCCATccaaaacaagaagaaaaaccACGTCGTTCCACTAGTGTCGTTGCAAAACTCATGGGTCTCGAAGACTCCGAACTTAACCCCACCCCTAACCCCGAATCTCAGCTTCAGAGATCCGCTTCCGAATCAAGACTAAACAGAGATCCACATCAACAGTATCGTTTCTTTGATACAACCAATTTTCAGTTAAAGCAATACGACAACGGTTCGTCGTTAAACGACAGACTCTCAGATCCAAACGCCAAATCAGAATCAATGAAAGGAATAATAATGAAACAAAACAAGTGTTTCTATGATTCTACTGACTTTTTCCCTGCTCCAAAACAGAGCGTTTCTGTTTCAGGAGAGATTGAGAAACGCTTGAAGATGCGAGGGATTCACGAACCTTCTAAAGATCTCGATACGCTGAAACAAATTCTTGAAGCATTGCAACTTAAAGGACTTTTACATTCAAAGAAATCAACatttcaaacaaattatagaaactATGTTATCGAGAATGAGAATGATTCTCCTATTGTAGTTATGAAGTCAGGAAGATCGTTGAACCGAACCGGTTGGACCGGAAATGATTCTCCACCACCAGTTTCAAGTTTCCGGTCGAAGCAACGGTCGAGACCGGATCATATTCAAGCGCAGGTTAGAAGCAGAAACAACGCGAACTCTCCCACGCGCAGTCCGAACCGCGTGAGGAAGGTTGCCAACGTGGAGAAGCAGAGAAAAGTAAATGACGTTGTTGATCACAGAAGAGTCACTCCGGTTCATTCCTCGAGAAATGAACCGAACCGGTCGAGGACGAGAAAACTGAACACTTACGAAAAGGAGGTGAAAAGCATGGCGGAAGATGAATCATCCACCGTTTCTGATAGCAGTTTCAGTACCGATACAGAG AGGTTTATTAAGGTGGAGGAGCAATACAGAGAAGGTAAAGAGTTACTGCAGAGGTGTGATAAGTTACTGAACAGTATAGCggaaataacaataacaacaacaacagggAGAGAAGTACAACAACCGAGTCCCGTATCGGTTCTTGATTCGTCGTTTTACAAAGATGAGTCGTCGTGTTCACCGTCTCCAGTAATGAAACGATGCATTGATTATAAAG ATCTAGGAGCTGAGTCAGAAGATGATGTATGGAGTGCAGCTTTGTGTTCCAGTGAAGCCAAATCCGAGGATTGGGATTTCGTATATGTTTCAGAAGTACTTCGTGCTTCTAATTACTTGCCCGAAGACAATGACGTTTTCCTGTTCCTAGAACAGCAACAGTACCTTAAGGGAAACGACACTTCCAAAGTCTCCACTCTTCAAAGGCGGTTAATTTTCGACACCATTCATGAAATCCTCAACCGTAAACGCCGTTTACCGCCTTGGAAGTTAGAGAACGCGCCGCCGTTACATATGATCTGGTCAGAATTTCGGAGAATCCGAGAAAGAGAGGAGTCAGACTCAGAGGATCTATTTGAGGTTATATGTGGGTTGTTGAGGAAGGACATGAATGGAGAGAATGAATGGGGAGAGTGCCACGTGGAAATTGGGGATGTAGTGTTATACATCGAACGGTTCATATTCAAAGATCTTATCTGCGAAACCATTAGGGATTTAGCATTGTGTAAGGCACCACGTAACAAAGTTTCGATGCTTCGCAGGAAGTTAGAGTTTTATAATTAg
- the LOC140919847 gene encoding uncharacterized protein: protein MEKRITLLQTVATAGVFSTISVVEIQLLLLLLILEGGLQNRFLHPDIVADYNYIFLWDEDLLVDNFNPKRYLSIVKEEGLEISQPALDRDKSEIHHPLTAHIAGSKVHRRYYKLKGSGRCDDSSTTPPCLGWVEMMAPVFSKKSWQCVWHMIQAMPSPTTGSFMML, encoded by the exons ATGGAGAAGAGGATCACCCTACTTCAGACCGTTGCCACCGCTGGTGTTTTCTCTACC ATCTCCGTCGTGGAAATCCAActtctcctcctcctcctcattCTTGAAG GTGGTTTGCAAAACAGGTTTTTGCATCCAGATATAGTTGCTGACtacaattatatatttctttggGATGAGGACCTTCTTGTCGACAATTTTAACCCGAAAAG GTATTTATCTATTGTTAAAGAAGAAGGACTAGAGATATCACAGCCTGCACTGGATCGTGATAAATCAGAAATTCATCATCCACTGACAGCACATATAGCAGGATCAAAAGTGCACAG AAGGTATTATAAGTTAAAAGGTAGTGGAAGGtgtgatgacagtagcactacTCCTCCTTGCTTAGG GTGGGTGGAAATGATGGCACCAGTGTTTTCTAAAAAATCTTGGCAATGTGTGTGGCATATGATCCAG GCCATGCCATCTCCCACGACTGGGAGTTTCATGATGCTCTGA
- the LOC101500933 gene encoding beta-carotene isomerase D27, chloroplastic, with protein sequence MEANVLRKNMISTLTSTHYDLFKHKPQHPPSIVCVLKRPSNHDIPNETTKHSTNVYKDSWFDLLAINHLSKSVQAATGFRNNKSGYESLVEAAIMTKQKFNPIQQQEVIIQALDTAFPKIIFSLIKKHLPPSKFTREHFAIFSSLFFTWLVGTSEVKESDVNGRREKNVVYIKKCRFLEETNCVGMCINLCKIPTQSFVKNSLGMPVNMVPNFDDMSCEMIFGQDPPASTDDPSLKTPCYKQCKAYKSHGTNCLI encoded by the exons ATGGAAGCAAACGTTTTAAGAAAGAACATGATTTCGACACTAACTTCAACTCACTACGATCTGTTCAAACATAAACCTCAACATCCACCTTCTATAGTTTGTGTGCTCAAAAGGCCTTCAAATCATGACATTCCTAATGAAACAACAAAACATAGTACTAATGTCTACAAAGATAGCTGGTTTGATCTCTTAGCAATAAACCATTTATCAAAAAGTGTTCAAGCTGCCACAG GATTTAGAAACAATAAGAGTGGCTATGAGAGTCTTGTTGAGGCAGCTATTATGACAAAACAGAAATTTAATCCTATTCAGCAGCAAGAGGTTATCATTCAAGCTCTTGATACAGCCTTCCCTAAGATAATATTTTCATTG ATAAAGAAACACCTACCACCATCTAAATTCACAAGGGAACATTTTGCCATTTTCAGCAGTTTGTTCTTTACTTGGTTAGTTGGGACCTCCGAG GTGAAAGAATCAGATGTCAACGggagaagagaaaaaaatgtaGTCTACATAAAAAAATGCAG GTTTTTAGAAGAGACAAATTGTGTAGGCATGTGTATTAATCTCTGTAAAATTCCAACTCAATCGTTTGTAAAGAACTCTCTGGGTATGCCAGTCAACATGGTACCAA ATTTTGATGACATGAGTTGTGAGATGATATTTGGACAGGATCCTCCAGCATCAACTGATGATCCATCACTGAAAACACCTTGTTATAAACAAT GCAAGGCATATAAAAGTCATGGAACAAACTGCCTCATTTAA
- the LOC101501263 gene encoding uncharacterized protein has protein sequence MAVAGSAATFLSSLPTIHAFQNRNASQSTTVLCVPLCQRIFLTKRKSPHRFVVVAVTQGSAESSKSDENIPSWAKPDSDEPPPWARDEAQSKTASTQQGFDIPFYAYLLASAITAIAAIGSIFEYLNQKPVFGLLSSDSVFYAPLLGFFAFTGIPSSAFLWFKSVQAANKEAEEQDKRDGYL, from the exons ATGGCAGTGGCAGGAAGTGCTGCTACCTTCTTGTCCTCACTACCAACAATACATGCTTTTCAAAATCGAAATGCATCGCAATCCACAACCGTTTTATGTGTTCCCCTATGTCAGAGGATATTCCTTACGAAGAGAAAATCACCGCATAGGTTTGTGGTGGTGGCAGTGACACAAGGCTCAGCAGAGTCCAGTAAGTCCGATGAAAATATCCCTTCATGGGCTAAGCCTGATTCAGATGAACCTCCTCCATGGGCTCGAGATGAGGCCCAAAGCAAAACCGCTTCTACTCAACAAGGATTTGATATTCCATTTTATGCTTATTTACTTGCCTCTGCTATCACCGCAATTGCCGCT ATAGGTTCGATTTTTGAGTATTTGAACCAAAAGCCGGTGTTTGGACTTTTGAGTTCTGACAGCGTATTCTATGCTCCGTTGCTTGGTTTTTTCGCCTTCACCGGCATTCCCTCTTCG GCGTTCTTGTGGTTCAAGTCCGTTCAAGCTGCCAACAAGGAAGCTGAGGAACAAGACAAGAGGGATGGCTATTTGTAG